In Ilumatobacter fluminis, the following proteins share a genomic window:
- a CDS encoding carbohydrate ABC transporter permease, whose product MSTTSGADVDPFADQDMIDHAVKGDVDPVGHKKGGTGAAVSGALGSKAGLVIVTILAVLWTIPTFGVFVSSFRPEEDVKGSGWWTFFTDPDVTLDNYRAVLSSGAGNDDLWKYLQNSFIITVPAVLLSVGLALLAAYALSWIEFRGREWMFVAIVALLMVPLQMALVPILQLFSGGAHIGTVTIFPDLDLTGTYLGVWIAHTIFGMPFCVFILKNFVGALPRDIIEAAKIDGAGHMTIFFRLIVPLSVPAIASLTIFQFMWIWNDYLIALIYAGQDKAPITRQLATLTGTRGQSWHLLTAAGMVAMVVPIAVFFALQRYFVRGLLAGAVKG is encoded by the coding sequence ATGAGCACGACATCGGGAGCTGACGTCGATCCGTTCGCGGATCAGGACATGATCGACCACGCCGTCAAGGGCGACGTCGATCCGGTCGGACACAAGAAGGGAGGCACCGGCGCCGCCGTCAGCGGAGCGCTCGGCTCGAAAGCCGGGCTGGTGATCGTCACGATCCTGGCGGTGCTCTGGACGATCCCGACCTTCGGCGTCTTCGTGTCGTCGTTCCGGCCGGAAGAAGACGTCAAGGGCAGCGGCTGGTGGACCTTCTTCACCGATCCCGACGTCACCCTCGACAACTATCGGGCGGTGCTGTCGTCGGGCGCCGGCAACGACGATCTCTGGAAGTATCTCCAGAACTCGTTCATCATCACGGTGCCGGCGGTGTTGCTGTCGGTCGGGTTGGCGTTGCTCGCCGCTTACGCCCTGTCGTGGATCGAGTTCCGTGGACGCGAGTGGATGTTCGTCGCCATCGTGGCGCTGCTGATGGTGCCGCTCCAGATGGCGTTGGTGCCGATCCTGCAGCTGTTCAGCGGTGGTGCCCACATCGGCACGGTGACGATCTTCCCCGATCTCGACCTGACGGGTACCTACCTCGGCGTCTGGATCGCCCACACGATCTTCGGCATGCCGTTCTGTGTGTTCATCCTGAAGAACTTCGTGGGAGCCCTCCCGCGCGACATCATCGAAGCGGCGAAGATCGACGGTGCCGGTCACATGACCATCTTCTTCCGGCTCATCGTGCCGCTGTCGGTCCCGGCGATCGCCTCGCTCACGATCTTCCAGTTCATGTGGATCTGGAACGACTACCTGATCGCCCTGATCTACGCCGGCCAGGACAAGGCGCCGATCACCCGCCAGCTGGCGACGCTGACCGGTACCCGCGGCCAGTCGTGGCACCTGCTCACCGCGGCCGGCATGGTGGCGATGGTCGTCCCGATCGCCGTCTTCTTCGCCCTGCAGCGGTACTTCGTGCGAGGCCTCCTCGCCGGCGCCGTCAAGGGCTGA
- a CDS encoding M14 family zinc carboxypeptidase, with product MPDRRSAAAVLVASLLVASCSSAADESDEGTTTMSTALPSSSSSTTSTSTTPVSTSTTSTVPPTTSSTTTTSTTTTSTTSSTTTSTSTTTSTTTLPPVTLPPIPGIPPIVPIDPATVPFETEFEIGRSVNGVPITVVRRGDPSGTRVLAVGVIHGNEADGVAIIDRLRTDPVPPGVELWLVRSMNPDGEAIGDRQNANLVDLNRNFPENWDVLGEPGFWQYGGVGPASEPETQAMVALGSGVRPDIVLWYHQDLFRLAPGTGRAGDIRLRYAEIAGLPIVDISGGTYTGTASQWARTVIPEGGVGITVELGPTLSPEEVDRHVAAVAAIATEFF from the coding sequence GTGCCTGACCGGCGCTCGGCTGCTGCGGTGCTCGTCGCGTCGCTGCTCGTCGCCTCGTGTTCGTCGGCGGCCGACGAGTCGGACGAGGGCACCACGACCATGAGCACCGCACTGCCGAGCTCGTCGAGCTCGACGACCAGCACGTCGACGACGCCAGTGAGCACCAGCACCACCAGCACGGTCCCACCCACCACCAGCAGCACCACGACGACCAGCACCACGACGACCAGCACGACGTCGTCGACGACCACCAGCACCAGCACGACGACCAGCACGACGACGCTGCCACCGGTCACGCTGCCGCCGATCCCCGGCATCCCGCCGATCGTGCCGATCGACCCGGCGACCGTGCCGTTCGAGACCGAGTTCGAAATCGGGCGTTCGGTCAACGGCGTGCCGATCACCGTCGTTCGGCGTGGCGACCCGTCGGGCACCCGAGTCCTCGCGGTCGGGGTGATCCACGGCAACGAGGCCGACGGCGTCGCGATCATCGACCGGCTCCGAACCGACCCGGTACCGCCGGGCGTCGAACTCTGGCTCGTCCGGTCGATGAATCCCGACGGCGAGGCGATCGGCGACCGCCAGAACGCCAACCTCGTCGATCTCAACCGCAACTTCCCCGAGAACTGGGACGTGCTCGGCGAGCCGGGCTTCTGGCAGTACGGCGGGGTCGGCCCGGCGAGCGAGCCCGAGACGCAGGCGATGGTGGCACTCGGGTCGGGCGTCCGACCCGACATCGTGCTCTGGTACCACCAGGACCTGTTCCGCCTCGCTCCCGGCACCGGACGAGCCGGCGACATCCGGCTTCGCTACGCCGAGATCGCCGGCCTGCCGATCGTCGACATCTCGGGTGGCACCTACACGGGCACGGCGTCGCAGTGGGCACGAACCGTGATCCCCGAGGGCGGTGTCGGCATCACCGTCGAGCTCGGTCCGACGCTGTCGCCCGAGGAGGTCGACCGCCACGTCGCCGCCGTCGCAGCGATCGCCACCGAGTTCTTCTGA
- a CDS encoding isopenicillin N synthase family dioxygenase has product MNEILDVDLLAFEQHTGERRRAVVDGVRRSLATGFVYTRHDVSDDLLDTAYGMLAEFFSLDQETKAEFNVPGAHGQTGYTGLLVETAASSEQPDWKEMLNWASPIPAGHPLKRKFATAYPDQVTPESAVPGITEVLYRFHDTIADLQRRFLRVIAEGIGCHETFFDDMVQDGPTLTRAIRYPPMGDVPGDGHVWAGEHGDINLITALPRATAPGLQVKVDDQWVDAVAPDGQVIINTGIMLERLTNGVIPIGWHRVVAAPGYEGERYSVVQFCHPRPWTVLSPVPSCCTPESPQRFSAITAADALDEVLYEINLVEDARRVAD; this is encoded by the coding sequence ATGAACGAGATCCTCGACGTCGACCTGTTGGCGTTCGAACAGCACACCGGCGAGCGTCGCCGAGCCGTCGTGGACGGGGTCCGACGCAGCCTCGCGACCGGCTTCGTCTACACCCGACACGACGTCAGCGACGACCTGCTCGACACGGCGTACGGCATGTTGGCCGAGTTCTTCTCGCTCGACCAGGAGACCAAGGCCGAGTTCAACGTGCCGGGCGCGCACGGCCAGACCGGGTACACCGGGTTGCTGGTCGAGACGGCGGCGTCGAGTGAGCAGCCCGACTGGAAAGAGATGCTCAACTGGGCGTCGCCGATCCCGGCCGGTCACCCGCTCAAGCGCAAGTTCGCGACGGCCTACCCCGACCAGGTCACGCCCGAGTCGGCGGTGCCCGGCATCACCGAGGTGCTCTATCGCTTCCACGACACGATCGCCGATCTACAGCGTCGGTTCCTGCGGGTGATCGCCGAAGGCATCGGCTGCCACGAGACGTTCTTCGACGACATGGTCCAGGACGGCCCGACGCTCACCCGGGCGATCCGGTACCCACCGATGGGCGACGTGCCGGGCGACGGTCACGTGTGGGCGGGCGAGCACGGCGACATCAACCTCATCACCGCGTTGCCGCGTGCGACGGCGCCGGGCCTGCAGGTGAAGGTCGACGACCAATGGGTCGATGCCGTGGCGCCCGACGGCCAGGTGATCATCAACACCGGCATCATGCTCGAGCGTCTCACGAACGGTGTCATCCCCATCGGCTGGCACCGGGTGGTCGCGGCCCCCGGTTACGAGGGCGAGCGGTACAGCGTGGTCCAGTTCTGCCACCCGCGACCGTGGACGGTGCTGTCGCCCGTACCGAGCTGCTGCACGCCCGAGTCACCGCAGCGCTTCAGCGCCATCACCGCCGCCGACGCACTCGACGAGGTGCTCTACGAGATCAACCTCGTCGAGGACGCCCGCCGAGTCGCCGACTGA
- a CDS encoding YihY/virulence factor BrkB family protein, which yields MAWTSNPKVTALRRRSRPIDVVVEMLDGFRLHLTGRNAAVLTYYGFLTLFPLFLAASTILGFVLESKPEWRDDLLDSAIDSVPFIGDQIAAGEISGSWIALVIGLAGAMWGSLKAFVGIQSAYDDTWEIDVDDRSSGGKQRLKALIGLAAIGGSQIGNVTLAAIVDRAGLPFIGRLALIAGGLAINLLVVGVMYRYLTSADVTWKMVMPGAVFTAVLYTAAQFAGTALTTRILDSAETYGDFAGVIALLTWLSLHALVNLFGAELNSALHRIGIRGPLPVAEPQPVADPA from the coding sequence ATGGCGTGGACCAGCAACCCGAAGGTGACGGCCCTCCGCCGTCGTTCACGACCGATCGACGTCGTCGTCGAGATGCTCGACGGCTTCCGACTGCACCTGACCGGCCGCAACGCGGCCGTGCTGACCTACTACGGCTTCTTGACCCTGTTCCCGCTCTTCCTGGCGGCGAGCACGATCCTCGGCTTCGTGCTCGAGAGCAAGCCGGAGTGGCGTGACGACCTGCTCGACTCGGCGATCGACTCCGTGCCGTTCATCGGCGACCAGATCGCGGCCGGCGAGATCTCCGGCAGCTGGATCGCCCTCGTCATCGGTCTCGCCGGGGCGATGTGGGGTTCTCTGAAGGCGTTCGTCGGGATCCAGTCCGCCTACGACGACACTTGGGAGATCGACGTCGACGACCGCTCGTCGGGCGGCAAGCAACGGCTGAAGGCGCTGATCGGTCTGGCTGCGATCGGCGGTTCCCAGATCGGCAACGTGACCCTCGCCGCGATCGTCGACCGCGCCGGCCTGCCGTTCATCGGACGCCTCGCACTGATCGCCGGCGGCCTCGCGATCAACCTCCTGGTCGTCGGTGTGATGTACCGCTACCTCACGTCTGCCGACGTCACGTGGAAGATGGTGATGCCCGGCGCCGTGTTCACGGCGGTGCTGTACACCGCCGCCCAGTTCGCCGGCACGGCGCTGACGACCCGCATCCTCGACAGTGCCGAGACGTACGGCGACTTCGCCGGTGTGATCGCCCTGCTCACGTGGTTGAGCCTCCACGCCCTCGTCAATCTGTTCGGCGCCGAACTGAACTCTGCGCTCCATCGGATCGGCATCCGCGGCCCACTCCCGGTCGCCGAGCCGCAGCCGGTCGCCGACCCCGCCTGA
- a CDS encoding M20/M25/M40 family metallo-hydrolase has protein sequence MSLADAAAHVDRSWDDIVPLLHDYIAIPAVSEAYDPDWREHGYIHQAVDLVAEWCRGRAIAGMTVDVIDPPDLSPLVVIEVPAFGDAASDDTALLYGHLDKQPEMEGWRDDLGPWKPVLEGDKLFGRGGADDGYAVFASLTAIEAVQASGGSHTRCIVLIEASEESGSPDLPAHVEALADRIGTPSLVVCLDSGCIDPHRMWVTTSLRGVAMATVTVDIVTEGLHSGDASGMVPDSFRIVRALLDRIENAETGEVLLEACNVDIPDERLDQAHSTADEIGPIAAHYPFVNGAGPTTPHGAGQLISRTWRAALSVVGADGLPPTASAGNVLRPSTSLKLSLRTPPTADAAAALAEMTEKLTTDPPYGARVTISSAGSADGWNAPATAPWLADALDTASNAAFGEPARHFGEGGSIPFMGMLGEAYPEAQFVITGVLLPDSNAHGPNEYLHVPTARRLSTAVAHLLDAHAARA, from the coding sequence ATGTCGCTCGCCGATGCCGCTGCTCACGTCGACCGCTCCTGGGACGACATCGTCCCCCTGCTCCACGACTACATCGCGATCCCCGCCGTGAGTGAGGCCTACGACCCCGACTGGCGCGAGCACGGGTACATCCATCAGGCGGTCGACCTGGTCGCCGAGTGGTGTCGGGGTCGAGCGATCGCCGGGATGACCGTCGACGTCATCGATCCGCCCGATCTCAGCCCGCTCGTCGTCATCGAGGTGCCGGCGTTCGGCGACGCCGCCAGCGACGACACCGCGCTGCTGTACGGCCACCTCGACAAGCAGCCCGAGATGGAGGGGTGGCGTGACGATCTCGGGCCGTGGAAGCCGGTGCTCGAGGGCGACAAGCTGTTCGGTCGCGGCGGGGCCGACGACGGTTACGCAGTGTTCGCGAGCCTGACCGCGATCGAGGCGGTCCAAGCCTCCGGCGGCTCGCACACCCGCTGTATCGTCCTGATCGAGGCGAGCGAGGAGTCGGGCTCGCCCGATCTGCCCGCCCACGTCGAGGCACTCGCCGACCGGATCGGCACGCCGAGCCTGGTCGTGTGCCTCGACTCGGGCTGCATCGATCCGCATCGCATGTGGGTGACGACCTCCCTGCGCGGCGTCGCCATGGCGACCGTCACGGTCGACATCGTGACCGAAGGTCTCCACTCGGGCGATGCGTCGGGCATGGTGCCCGATTCGTTCCGGATCGTGCGCGCCTTGCTCGACCGGATCGAGAACGCCGAGACGGGCGAGGTGCTGCTCGAGGCCTGCAACGTCGACATCCCCGACGAGCGACTCGACCAGGCCCACTCGACCGCCGACGAGATCGGACCGATCGCCGCCCACTACCCGTTCGTGAACGGTGCCGGACCCACGACGCCCCACGGTGCCGGTCAGCTGATCTCGCGCACGTGGCGGGCGGCGCTGAGCGTCGTCGGCGCCGACGGGTTGCCGCCGACGGCGAGCGCCGGCAACGTGCTGCGACCCTCGACCTCGCTCAAGCTGTCGCTGCGCACACCGCCGACCGCCGACGCCGCAGCGGCCCTCGCCGAGATGACCGAGAAGCTGACGACCGACCCGCCCTACGGTGCCCGCGTGACCATCTCGAGCGCCGGCTCGGCAGACGGCTGGAACGCCCCGGCGACAGCGCCGTGGCTCGCCGACGCGCTCGACACCGCGTCGAACGCCGCGTTCGGCGAACCGGCACGCCACTTCGGTGAGGGTGGGTCGATCCCGTTCATGGGGATGCTCGGCGAGGCCTACCCGGAGGCCCAGTTCGTGATCACCGGCGTGCTGCTGCCCGACTCGAACGCGCACGGCCCGAACGAGTATCTCCACGTCCCGACGGCGCGTCGTCTCAGCACGGCGGTCGCCCATCTCCTCGACGCCCACGCCGCGCGTGCCTGA
- a CDS encoding gamma-glutamylcyclotransferase family protein: MMASRLDALFVYGTLRRGDVRWSFLEPFAADDGVDDTAGGTLFDTGLGYPAAVFDGAGTIVGTTFRLRPERLVEALQVLDEEEDTVAGLYRRVEIVTGRGVAAWAYAYGNGLSLTPIAGGDWFAR, encoded by the coding sequence ATGATGGCGTCACGGCTCGACGCGCTGTTCGTGTACGGGACGCTGCGTCGGGGTGACGTCCGCTGGTCGTTCCTCGAACCGTTCGCGGCCGACGACGGGGTCGACGACACCGCCGGCGGCACCCTGTTCGACACCGGACTCGGGTACCCGGCCGCCGTCTTCGACGGGGCGGGGACGATCGTCGGCACCACGTTCCGACTCCGACCTGAACGGCTCGTCGAGGCGCTGCAGGTCCTCGACGAGGAAGAGGACACCGTCGCCGGGCTGTATCGCCGGGTCGAGATCGTTACCGGACGAGGCGTCGCAGCGTGGGCCTACGCCTACGGGAACGGCTTGTCGCTGACGCCGATCGCGGGCGGCGACTGGTTCGCCCGCTGA
- the ung gene encoding uracil-DNA glycosylase yields MTTDWNPLLRTEFDKPYWAELQRFVADERASRTVYPPHEEVFAALHLTSYADTRVMILGQDPYHGPGQAHGLCFSVRHGVRTPPSLANIHKELHTDVGVAIPDHGNLEAWATQGVLLLNATLTVRAGQAGSHQKHGWETFTDEVIRTVSDKPDHVVFVLWGGYARRKKSLIDESRHTIIESPHPSPLSAHNGFFGSRPFSRTNEALVAHGQTPIDWGL; encoded by the coding sequence GTGACGACCGACTGGAACCCCCTCCTCCGCACCGAGTTCGACAAGCCGTACTGGGCCGAACTCCAACGGTTCGTCGCCGACGAGCGGGCGTCGCGCACCGTCTACCCGCCGCACGAGGAGGTGTTCGCGGCGCTCCACCTCACGTCGTACGCCGACACCAGGGTCATGATCCTCGGACAAGACCCGTACCACGGTCCCGGTCAGGCCCACGGTCTGTGCTTCTCGGTGCGTCACGGGGTGCGCACCCCGCCCTCGCTCGCCAACATCCACAAGGAACTGCACACCGACGTCGGGGTCGCGATCCCCGATCACGGCAACCTCGAGGCGTGGGCCACCCAGGGCGTGTTGCTGCTCAACGCCACGCTCACCGTGCGCGCCGGGCAGGCCGGATCGCACCAGAAGCACGGCTGGGAGACGTTCACCGACGAAGTGATCCGAACGGTCTCCGACAAACCCGACCATGTCGTGTTCGTCCTGTGGGGTGGCTACGCCCGACGAAAGAAATCGTTGATCGACGAGTCCCGACACACCATCATCGAGTCACCACACCCCTCACCGCTGTCGGCCCACAACGGGTTCTTCGGCAGCAGACCGTTCAGCCGGACGAACGAGGCCCTGGTCGCCCACGGCCAGACCCCGATCGACTGGGGCCTCTGA
- a CDS encoding 1-aminocyclopropane-1-carboxylate deaminase/D-cysteine desulfhydrase: MHAMFGHLPRARLATLPTPLERGPELPGGVRLWVKRDDLTGLGMGGNKARKLEFLCGAAVAEGARSLVTVGAAQSNHCRMTAAAGAVLGLEVHLVLSGDRPEQATGNQLLSTLFGAQLHYTGADESHWGELMIASESLTDELVAAGAAPYSIPIGGSTSTGAAGYAWALAELLDQCDAAGCAPTAVVHTSSSGGTHAGLVAGKALLRAQGRSVPEILAIGVAKGVNIGMPDIADLARDTADLLGGDRSTVERSDIALDPNWIGDDYAVPTKAGDAAIRWAARHGGWVLDRTYSGKGFAGLVGNAEAGRWPEGSDVVFIHTGGMPAVFAPGGAPAGL; encoded by the coding sequence ATGCACGCGATGTTCGGTCATCTGCCGCGTGCACGCCTGGCGACGTTGCCCACCCCGCTCGAGCGGGGCCCGGAACTGCCGGGTGGTGTGCGCCTGTGGGTGAAGCGCGACGACCTGACCGGGCTCGGCATGGGCGGCAACAAGGCTCGCAAACTCGAGTTCCTGTGCGGTGCCGCGGTGGCCGAAGGCGCTCGATCGCTGGTGACCGTCGGTGCCGCGCAGTCGAATCACTGCCGGATGACCGCGGCGGCCGGCGCCGTACTCGGCCTCGAGGTCCATCTCGTGCTGTCGGGCGACCGGCCCGAGCAGGCCACGGGCAACCAGTTGTTGTCGACCCTGTTCGGTGCCCAGCTCCATTACACCGGCGCCGACGAGAGCCACTGGGGCGAGTTGATGATCGCGAGCGAGTCGCTCACCGACGAGCTCGTCGCCGCCGGCGCGGCGCCGTACTCGATCCCGATCGGCGGGTCGACGTCCACCGGTGCCGCCGGGTACGCGTGGGCGCTCGCCGAACTGCTCGATCAGTGCGATGCCGCCGGCTGCGCCCCGACCGCCGTGGTCCACACCTCGTCGAGCGGCGGGACGCACGCCGGGCTCGTCGCCGGCAAGGCCTTGCTGCGGGCTCAGGGCCGATCGGTGCCCGAGATCCTGGCCATCGGCGTCGCCAAAGGCGTCAACATCGGCATGCCCGACATCGCCGACCTCGCCCGCGACACCGCCGATCTGCTCGGCGGCGACCGCTCCACCGTCGAACGCAGCGACATCGCGCTCGACCCGAACTGGATCGGTGACGACTACGCGGTGCCGACGAAGGCGGGCGACGCCGCCATCCGGTGGGCTGCCCGACACGGCGGCTGGGTCCTCGACCGGACGTACAGCGGGAAGGGGTTCGCAGGCCTCGTCGGCAACGCCGAAGCCGGCCGCTGGCCCGAGGGGTCCGACGTCGTGTTCATCCACACCGGTGGCATGCCCGCCGTGTTCGCTCCCGGTGGTGCCCCCGCCGGGTTGTAG
- a CDS encoding cation:proton antiporter yields the protein MLLAATESALGPTLAIIVGVGMAAQWVAWRSQIPSIILLLISGLLLGPVFGVIDPDAFLGDTLFPIVSLSVALILFEGGLDLPPRELRSTGTVVRRLISIGALITFLVAAWGAMQLFDISRGAAAVLAAVLIVTGPTVVGPLLRFVRPSGRTGPMLRAEGILIDPIGATASLIAFEVALTDEPGEAITATLGVVGLTLVAGIGIGFVLAWIVDHALRRFLIPDHLANPITLAIVVVGFVLSNEVQEESGLLTVTVMGIWLARRDSAAVRQLLEFNESLRTLLISALFILLAARIETDQLRDVILPSLMFLALLVFVARPLSVIASTVRTSLTWRERLFLMAMAPRGIVAAAVSAIFALRLEEEGVRGAEIIVPVVFLVIIGTIVVYGFFAGPLARKLGLAEARANGVLIVGAHPTARGLAKQLTDLDVTTMLVDTDPYNVTRSVALGLPARRLSVLTEDATHELDLRGIGRILAMTPNDEVNALAATRFARVFGRRETFQLKPSSKQRQGELPEEILGRIIGIDGVDYGLIDERTRQGWRVRSAPASTMITTATEADEFVPVARVLDGQLAFICRNDPVPSQGTVIGLASAATQQRIDEDAAARAADTEEADPARTNGNGNGNGNGNGNA from the coding sequence ATGCTGCTCGCTGCCACCGAATCCGCACTCGGCCCCACCCTGGCCATCATCGTCGGCGTCGGCATGGCCGCGCAGTGGGTCGCCTGGCGGAGCCAGATCCCCTCGATCATCCTGTTGCTCATCTCGGGCCTCTTGCTCGGTCCGGTGTTCGGCGTCATCGATCCCGACGCCTTCCTCGGCGACACCCTGTTCCCGATCGTGTCGCTGTCGGTCGCCCTGATCCTGTTCGAGGGCGGGCTCGACCTGCCGCCGCGCGAACTCAGATCGACCGGCACGGTCGTCCGACGGCTCATCTCGATCGGCGCGCTCATCACGTTCCTCGTGGCTGCCTGGGGCGCCATGCAGCTGTTCGACATCAGTCGCGGTGCGGCCGCCGTGCTCGCCGCCGTCCTGATCGTCACGGGCCCCACCGTGGTCGGACCGCTCTTGCGGTTCGTCCGGCCGAGCGGCCGCACCGGGCCGATGCTGCGGGCCGAGGGCATCCTGATCGACCCGATCGGTGCAACGGCGTCGCTGATCGCGTTCGAGGTCGCCCTGACCGACGAACCCGGCGAGGCGATCACCGCGACGCTCGGCGTGGTCGGCCTCACCCTGGTCGCCGGCATCGGGATCGGGTTCGTCCTCGCCTGGATCGTCGACCACGCGCTCCGTCGCTTCCTGATCCCCGACCACCTCGCGAACCCGATCACGCTGGCGATCGTCGTCGTCGGCTTCGTGCTCAGCAACGAGGTCCAGGAGGAGTCGGGGCTGCTCACGGTGACGGTGATGGGCATCTGGCTCGCCCGGCGCGACTCGGCCGCCGTCCGCCAGCTGCTCGAGTTCAACGAGAGCCTGCGGACCCTGCTGATCTCCGCACTGTTCATCCTGCTCGCGGCCCGGATCGAGACCGACCAGCTCCGCGACGTGATCCTGCCGTCGCTCATGTTCCTCGCCCTGCTCGTGTTCGTCGCACGACCCCTGTCGGTCATCGCCTCGACCGTCCGCACGAGCCTGACCTGGCGCGAACGGCTCTTCCTGATGGCGATGGCCCCTCGCGGCATCGTCGCCGCCGCCGTGTCGGCGATCTTCGCACTCCGACTCGAAGAAGAGGGCGTGCGGGGAGCCGAGATCATCGTGCCGGTCGTGTTCCTCGTGATCATCGGCACGATCGTCGTGTACGGCTTCTTCGCCGGCCCGCTCGCCCGCAAACTCGGCCTCGCCGAGGCCCGCGCCAACGGTGTCCTCATCGTCGGTGCCCACCCGACGGCCCGTGGTCTCGCCAAGCAGCTCACCGATCTCGACGTGACGACGATGCTGGTCGACACCGACCCGTACAACGTGACCCGCTCGGTCGCGCTCGGCCTGCCGGCTCGACGCCTGAGCGTGCTCACCGAGGACGCCACGCACGAACTCGACCTGCGCGGCATCGGGCGCATCCTGGCGATGACCCCGAACGACGAGGTGAACGCGCTCGCGGCGACGCGCTTCGCTCGCGTGTTCGGGCGGCGCGAGACCTTCCAGCTCAAGCCCTCGTCGAAGCAGCGCCAGGGCGAACTCCCCGAGGAGATCCTCGGCCGCATCATCGGCATCGACGGTGTCGACTACGGGCTGATCGACGAGCGGACCCGGCAGGGTTGGCGCGTCCGCTCGGCGCCCGCGTCGACGATGATCACCACGGCGACCGAGGCCGACGAGTTCGTCCCGGTCGCACGGGTGCTCGACGGTCAGCTCGCCTTCATCTGCCGCAACGACCCGGTGCCGAGCCAGGGCACCGTCATCGGCCTGGCGTCGGCAGCCACGCAGCAGCGCATCGACGAGGACGCGGCGGCGCGCGCCGCCGACACCGAAGAGGCCGACCCGGCCCGGACGAACGGGAACGGGAACGGAAACGGAAACGGGAACGGGAACGCATGA
- a CDS encoding CapA family protein: MAFSGDTLPHSPLWRQAERNAAAADAAGFDFDPMMLELAPLLDDIDVAMCHLETPIAPEGEELSTMPRYGVPPEVIGMLAAAGWDRCSTASNHTIDRGFEGIVRTVDTFDAYGLGQVGMARTPDEIEPRVFEANGVAITHLSYTWSYNGLRLPEGDDWQSALIDPDRILADSLIARSLGAEVVVVSLHWGAEGVHEPTSYQREVADRLTAPGIIDLIVGHHAHVVQPIEQVNGTWVMYGLGNILSNLPTSHRWPAASQDAAVVTVDVDVSPDGVTVARPVVHPTWVDKDAGWIVRLVQDELARDDIGAGQRGRLEDSLRRTTSVLGEYLAEDTES; this comes from the coding sequence ATGGCGTTCAGTGGTGACACGCTTCCCCACAGCCCGCTCTGGCGGCAGGCAGAACGCAACGCGGCAGCCGCCGACGCGGCCGGGTTCGACTTCGATCCGATGATGCTCGAACTGGCACCGCTCCTCGACGACATCGACGTGGCGATGTGCCACCTCGAGACGCCGATCGCGCCCGAGGGCGAGGAGCTGTCGACGATGCCGCGCTACGGCGTCCCGCCCGAGGTGATCGGCATGCTCGCTGCCGCCGGCTGGGACCGCTGCTCGACGGCGAGCAACCACACGATCGACCGCGGATTCGAGGGCATCGTCCGCACCGTCGACACGTTCGACGCCTACGGCCTCGGTCAGGTCGGCATGGCACGCACGCCCGACGAGATCGAGCCACGAGTGTTCGAGGCGAACGGGGTCGCGATCACCCACCTGTCGTACACGTGGAGCTACAACGGCCTGCGCCTGCCCGAGGGCGACGACTGGCAGTCGGCCCTGATCGACCCGGATCGCATCCTCGCCGACTCGTTGATCGCACGCTCGCTCGGCGCCGAGGTCGTGGTCGTCTCGCTGCACTGGGGTGCAGAGGGCGTCCACGAACCGACGTCGTACCAGCGCGAGGTGGCCGACCGCCTGACCGCACCCGGCATCATCGACCTGATCGTCGGCCACCACGCCCACGTCGTGCAACCGATCGAACAGGTCAATGGCACCTGGGTGATGTACGGGCTCGGCAACATCTTGTCGAATCTGCCGACGTCACACCGCTGGCCCGCCGCCAGCCAGGACGCTGCCGTCGTCACCGTCGACGTCGACGTGTCGCCCGACGGTGTCACCGTCGCCCGACCGGTCGTGCACCCGACCTGGGTCGACAAGGACGCCGGCTGGATCGTCCGCCTCGTCCAGGACGAGCTGGCTCGCGACGACATCGGGGCCGGCCAGCGCGGACGGCTCGAGGACTCGCTCCGTCGGACGACCAGTGTCCTCGGCGAGTACCTCGCCGAGGACACCGAATCGTGA